The proteins below are encoded in one region of Litoribacterium kuwaitense:
- a CDS encoding copper amine oxidase N-terminal domain-containing protein → MKNLLKKKPVLAASAFSVFILTITTVSVVSSNANIGLIVDGKEVTPDVTPQIIDGRVMVPVRWVSEAFDTEVEWDEDHRNVIIHQNEGPYEATTLEEKLQQDLPAPSEDIRFEDASDEEITAYLEEAGDWLLKSIFAASPTSGEDKAEQEKQAIFAHLSPLFTEDVIADYFHRGYKKEHAMYIKQGVDIQRLADYYDQHEVNVTKVEEGVVGIEVKATLTAEGIVLTHQSTVRYDEHGFVFESFNASRN, encoded by the coding sequence ATGAAGAACCTGCTGAAAAAAAAGCCAGTGCTTGCCGCGTCCGCGTTCAGTGTGTTCATCCTCACGATCACTACGGTGTCCGTCGTTTCTTCGAATGCAAACATTGGGCTAATAGTTGACGGAAAAGAAGTGACACCAGATGTCACCCCGCAGATTATCGATGGCCGGGTCATGGTCCCTGTAAGATGGGTGAGCGAAGCTTTTGATACAGAGGTGGAATGGGATGAAGATCATCGCAATGTCATTATTCATCAAAATGAAGGCCCTTATGAAGCCACGACTCTCGAAGAAAAGTTACAGCAAGACTTGCCAGCGCCTTCAGAAGACATTCGTTTTGAGGACGCCAGTGATGAAGAGATTACTGCTTACTTAGAGGAAGCAGGGGACTGGCTGCTGAAATCGATCTTTGCCGCCTCGCCCACGTCTGGGGAGGATAAGGCGGAGCAGGAAAAGCAAGCAATCTTTGCCCATCTGAGCCCATTATTCACAGAGGATGTCATCGCTGATTATTTTCACCGTGGATACAAAAAAGAACATGCTATGTATATCAAGCAGGGTGTTGATATTCAAAGACTTGCAGACTATTATGATCAGCATGAAGTCAATGTAACGAAGGTCGAGGAAGGTGTCGTTGGCATTGAGGTAAAAGCCACGCTGACCGCTGAAGGCATCGTTTTAACACACCAATCCACCGTGCGTTATGATGAGCATGGTTTCGTGTTTGAGTCGTTTAACGCCTCTAGAAATTAA
- a CDS encoding sulfatase family protein — translation MSDVLKDAGYQTGYIGKWHLDLSEKNLSESPESGADGWDAFTPPGPKRHGFDFWYSYGAWDQHLSPHYWQDTPEKMKVNQWSVEHETDVALDFIKRRNPEEPFALFVSWNPPHTPYEQVPEKYKEMYENLNEPFRENVNADTFKVHTGEEIRGGLEELAEKRKNYFAAVTGIDENFGRILAALKEEQLEEDTIVVLTADHGELMGSHGLMTKHVWYEESIGVPFAIRWPGQVVPQTTDALLNTVDIMPTLLQMAGLHVPDTVEGIDLTPVLKGEDDEQEAVFLCAYPGRVPAIEKFEKAQLDHLAYGWRAVRTKNHLYAVHRGYVPGEPTVRLLHDLKNDPYQLQPVEISDATSEETAKALEDQLLHWLTEQNDPIRHELRNVKA, via the coding sequence ATGAGTGACGTATTAAAAGATGCTGGCTATCAAACAGGATATATCGGAAAATGGCACTTAGATTTATCAGAGAAGAATTTGTCTGAATCGCCTGAATCAGGAGCGGATGGATGGGATGCGTTTACGCCACCGGGACCAAAGCGACACGGCTTTGACTTTTGGTATTCTTACGGCGCTTGGGACCAACATTTATCTCCCCATTATTGGCAGGATACACCTGAAAAAATGAAAGTCAACCAGTGGTCAGTCGAGCACGAGACCGATGTGGCGCTTGATTTTATTAAGCGAAGAAATCCAGAGGAACCGTTTGCGTTGTTCGTGTCATGGAATCCACCGCACACGCCTTATGAGCAAGTCCCAGAGAAGTATAAGGAAATGTATGAAAATTTAAACGAACCCTTTAGAGAGAATGTGAATGCAGATACTTTTAAAGTGCATACAGGAGAGGAAATACGAGGTGGACTTGAGGAATTAGCTGAAAAGCGGAAGAACTATTTTGCGGCTGTGACCGGGATTGATGAAAACTTCGGACGGATTTTGGCAGCATTGAAAGAAGAGCAATTAGAGGAAGATACGATTGTCGTGTTGACTGCCGATCATGGGGAATTGATGGGCTCGCATGGACTGATGACGAAGCACGTCTGGTATGAGGAGTCGATTGGCGTTCCGTTTGCGATTCGCTGGCCAGGTCAGGTTGTTCCACAGACGACTGACGCCCTTTTAAATACGGTCGACATTATGCCGACGTTGCTTCAGATGGCAGGGCTACATGTTCCTGACACGGTCGAAGGCATTGACTTAACGCCAGTGTTGAAGGGGGAGGATGACGAGCAAGAGGCGGTGTTTTTATGTGCTTATCCAGGCAGAGTGCCAGCGATAGAGAAGTTTGAGAAGGCGCAGTTGGACCATTTAGCGTACGGCTGGCGTGCCGTCCGGACGAAGAACCACCTGTACGCAGTTCATCGCGGCTATGTGCCAGGCGAGCCGACCGTTCGCCTTTTACATGATCTAAAAAACGACCCGTATCAATTACAGCCAGTGGAAATCAGTGATGCTACAAGTGAGGAAACAGCCAAAGCGCTTGAAGATCAGCTGCTTCACTGGCTCACTGAACAAAATGACCCGATCCGCCATGAACTTAGAAATGTAAAGGCTTAA